Proteins from a single region of Oryza brachyantha chromosome 6, ObraRS2, whole genome shotgun sequence:
- the LOC102710218 gene encoding wall-associated receptor kinase 2-like → MPLFLGVALLALQLAAAAPPPGCPTTCGGVHVEYPFGVGPNCSLSDGFSVECVRGTPLLRLGTAEQTVKLLAVDLRRGKIRTTNAIASQCLDARTGELVNTSWAGLDATALPYRFSDEDNRFFAVGCSGLVLLNGGARGVDEPFMSGCISTCFGNASIRSGSCSGIACCETAIPKGLSSYELGLGKLPAGTPVNRCIYAALMEAASFSFEAADATTDGFYRKNNGTVPLVLNFVVGEKTCKEAQASGGYACAGDHSVCVDVVDGGSGYVCNCSQGYTGNPYLPNGCIGVSGGLVIGVISMLITYLVRQRRALADVKRKYFERHGGLLLFEELSSRQGNAFTIYTEEQLDRATSGFDDSNVLGRGGHATVYKGRVPAAGGGDLVVAIKRCKVMDETNKKEFGKEMLILSQVNHKNIVKLLGCCLEVDVPMLVYEYVPNGTLYQLIHGAVVSFATRLRIAHESAESLAYLHSFASPPIIHGDVKSSNILLDESFMVKVSDFGASILAPTDKAQMVTMVQGTCGYLDPEYMQTCQLTEKSDVYSFGVVLLELLTGKKPLCLDGPEEERSLSAWFVAAMREKRVEEILDEKVKSEASGELLEEIAQLALECLQMCGGDRPAMKEVAERLGGLRRLHQHPWTQDAVEIEEARCLLHGSPESISFDMLRREQ, encoded by the exons ATGCCGCTCTTCCTCGGCGTAGCTCTGCTTGCTCTCCAGctcgcagcggcggcgccgccgccggggtgCCCGACGACATGCGGCGGCGTGCACGTCGAGTACCCGTTCGGCGTCGGGCCAAACTGCTCGCTGTCGGACGGCTTCAGCGTCGAGTGCGTCCGCGGCACCCCGCTACTCCGCCTCGGCACCGCGGAGCAGACGGTGAAgctgctcgccgtcgaccTGCGGCGCGGCAAGATCCGGACGACGAACGCCATCGCGTCGCAGTGCCTGGACGCGCGGACCGGCGAGCTGGTGAACACCTCGTGGGCGGGCCTcgacgcgacggcgctgcCGTACCGCTTCTCCGACGAGGACAACCGGTTCTTCGCCGTGGGCTGCAGCGGGCTCGTCCTCCTgaacggcggcgcgcgcggggtcGACGAGCCGTTCATGAGCGGCTGCATATCCACGTGCTTCGGCAACGCGAGCATCCGGAGCGGCTCCTGCTCCGGCATAGCATGCTGCGAGACGGCCATCCCCAAGGGGCTCAGCTCCTACGAGCTCGGCCTGGGCAAGCTGCCCGCCGGCACGCCGGTCAACCGGTGCATCTACGCCGCGCTGATGGAGGCGGCGAGCTTCAGCTTCGAGGCGGCCGACGCGACGACGGACGGGTTCTACCGCAAGAACAACGGCACGGTCCCGCTCGTGCTCAACTTCGTGGTGGGCGAGAAGACGTGCAAGGAGGCTCAGGCGAGCGGCGGCTACGCGTGCGCCGGCGACCACAGCGTCTGCGTCGACGTCGTTGATGGTGGCTCCGGCTACGTGTGCAACTGCTCGCAAGGGTACACGGGCAACCCCTACCTCCCCAACGGATGCATAG GAGTTAGCGGTGGCCTCGTCATCGGCGTGATAAGCATGCTGATCACATACCTGGTGCGCCAGCGGCGAGCGCTCGCCGACGTCAAGCGCAAGTACTTCGAGCGACATGGCGGCCTGCTTCTGTTCGAGGAGCTAAGCTCAAGGCAGGGCAATGCCTTCACCATCTACACCGAGGAGCAGCTCGACCGCGCGACCAGCGGCTTCGACGACAGCAACGTcctcggccgcggcggccacgccACCGTCTACAAGGGCAGGGTgcccgccgccggtggtggcGACCTCGTCGTCGCGATCAAGCGGTGCAAGGTGATGGACGAGACGAACAAGAAGGAGTTCGGCAAGGAGATGCTCATCCTCTCCCAGGTCAACCACAAGAACATCGTCAAGCTGCTCGGCTGCTGCCTCGAGGTCGACGTCCCCATGCTCGTCTACGAGTACGTCCCCAACGGCACCCTATACCAGCTCATCCATGGCGCCGTCGTCTCCTTCGCCACCCGCCTCCGGATCGCCCACGAGTCGGCTGAGTCACTCGCCTACCTGCACTCCTTCGCTTCGCCGCCGATCATCCACGGCGACGTCAAGTCCTCCAACATCCTCCTCGACGAGAGCTTCATGGTGAAGGTGTCCGACTTCGGCGCCTCCATCCTGGCTCCCACCGACAAGGCCCAGATGGTGACCATGGTGCAGGGGACGTGCGGCTACCTCGACCCGGAGTACATGCAGACGTGCCAGCTGACGGAGAAGAGcgacgtgtacagcttcggTGTCGTCCTGCTCGAGCTGCTCACCggcaagaagccgctctgccTCGAcgggccggaggaggagcggagCCTGTCAGCATGGTTCGTGGCCGccatgagagagaagagagtggAGGAGATACTGGACGAGAAGGTGAAGAGCGAGGCGAGCGGTGAGCTGCTGGAGGAGATCGCGCAGCTGGCTTTGGAGTGCCTGCAGAtgtgcggcggcgacaggcCGGCGATGAAGGAGGTCGCCGAGAGGCTGGGCGGACTGCGGCGTCTGCACCAGCATCCATGGACGCAGGACGCTGTAGAGATCGAGGAGGCGAGGTGTTTGCTCCACGGCTCGCCGGAAAGTATCAGCTTT
- the LOC102712089 gene encoding uncharacterized protein LOC102712089 isoform X2 produces MSGADTDKVRELINCCLELYMDKKEVIDALSREARIEPSVTQHVWQKLEDNNREFFKAYYLRLMLKNQITAFNKLLEDQLRIINKEYHPAPPSMPPPNGSNANLYDVMCNGSSSGIVDCTQSSDQLIYAGKDIQGLHSGMDASSLLPVQNANSVLYGAENGTTIKTESGYSSNRNFGFCGNAFLESCQSIGDASGGSFSSSELNGQPLDDSILDIESSSFGFLSQLPRNYIFSDLPEDFSQSAEILDNYGKAPFLPSEQNNFSDSTGGEHTG; encoded by the exons ATGTCAGGAGCGGACACCGACAAG GTCCGTGAACTTATAAATTGCTGCCTCGAGCTATACATGGACAAGAAAGAAGTTATTGATGCTCTCTCCCGTGAGGCAAGGATAGAACCTAGTGTTACACAACATG TTTGGCAAAAACTTGAGGATAATAATCGTGAGTTTTTCAAAGCATACTATTTGAGGCTGATGCTTAAGAATCAAATAACAGCCTTCAACAAGCTTCTGGAGGACCAGTTAAGGattataaataaagaataCCATCCAGCACCTCCTTCTATGCCTCCTCCCAATGGCTCCAACGCAAACCTAT ATGATGTAATGTGCAATGGAAGTTCCAGTGGCATCGTAGATTGCACACAATCCAGTGATCAATTAATTTATGCTGGTAAAGACATTCAGGGCCTTCATAGTGGCATGGATGCTTCCAGTTTGCTTCCAGTGCAGAATGCTAATTCTGTGCTGTATGGTGCGGAAAACGGGACGACAATTAAGACGGAATCAGGCTATTCGAGCAATCGTAATTTTGGTTTCTGCGGGAATGCTTTCCTGGAATCATGTCAGTCAATAGGTGATGCATCTGGTGGATCCTTTAGCAGTTCAGAGTTGAACGGGCAACCTCTGGATGATTCAATTTTGGATATTGAATCATCATCGTTTGGCTTCTTGAGTCAGCTTCCCCgaaattacatattttcagACCTACCAGAGGATTTCAGCCAAAGTGCTG AAATATTAGACAACTATGGCAAGGCACCATTCCTCCCCTCTGAACAAAATAACTTTTCAGACTCTACAGGTGGAGAACATACAG GTTGA
- the LOC102712089 gene encoding uncharacterized protein LOC102712089 isoform X1, whose amino-acid sequence MSGADTDKVRELINCCLELYMDKKEVIDALSREARIEPSVTQHVWQKLEDNNREFFKAYYLRLMLKNQITAFNKLLEDQLRIINKEYHPAPPSMPPPNGSNANLLKKNPCFLTESTPMPAMPDDVMCNGSSSGIVDCTQSSDQLIYAGKDIQGLHSGMDASSLLPVQNANSVLYGAENGTTIKTESGYSSNRNFGFCGNAFLESCQSIGDASGGSFSSSELNGQPLDDSILDIESSSFGFLSQLPRNYIFSDLPEDFSQSAEILDNYGKAPFLPSEQNNFSDSTGGEHTG is encoded by the exons ATGTCAGGAGCGGACACCGACAAG GTCCGTGAACTTATAAATTGCTGCCTCGAGCTATACATGGACAAGAAAGAAGTTATTGATGCTCTCTCCCGTGAGGCAAGGATAGAACCTAGTGTTACACAACATG TTTGGCAAAAACTTGAGGATAATAATCGTGAGTTTTTCAAAGCATACTATTTGAGGCTGATGCTTAAGAATCAAATAACAGCCTTCAACAAGCTTCTGGAGGACCAGTTAAGGattataaataaagaataCCATCCAGCACCTCCTTCTATGCCTCCTCCCAATGGCTCCAACGCAAACCTAT TGAAGAAAAATCCATGCTTTTTAACAGAGTCTACTCCGATGCCTGCAATGCCAGATGATGTAATGTGCAATGGAAGTTCCAGTGGCATCGTAGATTGCACACAATCCAGTGATCAATTAATTTATGCTGGTAAAGACATTCAGGGCCTTCATAGTGGCATGGATGCTTCCAGTTTGCTTCCAGTGCAGAATGCTAATTCTGTGCTGTATGGTGCGGAAAACGGGACGACAATTAAGACGGAATCAGGCTATTCGAGCAATCGTAATTTTGGTTTCTGCGGGAATGCTTTCCTGGAATCATGTCAGTCAATAGGTGATGCATCTGGTGGATCCTTTAGCAGTTCAGAGTTGAACGGGCAACCTCTGGATGATTCAATTTTGGATATTGAATCATCATCGTTTGGCTTCTTGAGTCAGCTTCCCCgaaattacatattttcagACCTACCAGAGGATTTCAGCCAAAGTGCTG AAATATTAGACAACTATGGCAAGGCACCATTCCTCCCCTCTGAACAAAATAACTTTTCAGACTCTACAGGTGGAGAACATACAG GTTGA
- the LOC102712366 gene encoding protein NRT1/ PTR FAMILY 8.3-like, producing the protein MASSEQQEHAAALLRPEVEEAHTTDGSLDIDGNPALKHRTGGWRACRSIVGTEFCYCLAYYGISFNLVTYLTTVLHQSNVAAANNVSNWQAACFFTPLAGAVVADSYWGRYRTMVVSCCVGVAGMVMAALSALLPLLIKDASALSMASAQEIVLFLGLYMVAFGLGGLRPCLMSFGADQFDDGDPSERMSKGSFFNWYVFAMNCASMIATTGIVWIQDHYGWALGLGIPAMVLAVGLSCLVVASRVYRFQTTSGSPLTRVCQVVVAAVCKCNVTPPDGMALLYELPEEASSMKGVERIEHTAGLRFFDKAAFMMASDEEAAPRDPWRLCVVTQVEELKILIRMLPPWACISFFYTALAQTFSTFVEQGMAMDARVASFRVPPASLVTFKLLTIIALIPLYDRAFLPAARRLTGREKGISSLQRIGAGLAMPVLAMAAAALVETKRARAAMEPTSILWQAPQYVLMGVGEMLTSIGQMDFFYSQAPPAMKTVCTALGFLDIAAGSYLSSLILTAVSWATATGGQPGWIPDDLNEGHLDRFFWMMAGLSLLNFVAFTSCAMRYKSWKDC; encoded by the exons ATGGCCTCCAGCGAGCAGCAAGAACACGCAGCGGCACTGCTCCGACCCGAG GTAGAAGAAGCACACACCACGGATGGGTCTCTTGACATCGATGGCAACCCGGCGTTGAAGCATCGCACAGGTGGATGGAGGGCATGCCGCTCGATCGTTG GCACCGAGTTCTGCTACTGCCTGGCCTACTACGGGATCTCGTTCAACCTCGTCACCTACCTCACCACCGTGCTGCACCAGAGcaatgtcgccgccgccaacaacGTGTCCAACTGGCAGGCCGCCTGCTTCTTCACTCCGCTGGCCGGAGCCGTCGTGGCGGACTCCTACTGGGGAAGGTACCGCACCATGGTCGTCTCCTGCTGCGTCGGCGTCGCT GGCATGGTCATGGCGGCTCTGTCGGCGCTTCTGCCGCTGCTGATCAAGGACGCATCTGCTCTGTCCATGGCGTCTGCTCAAGAGATCGTCTTGTTTCTTGGCCTGTACATGGTCGCTTTCGGGCTGGGTGGCCTCCGGCCGTGCCTGATGTCCTTCGGCGCCGACCAgttcgacgacggcgacccgTCGGAGCGCATGAGCAAGGGTTCCTTCTTCAACTGGTACGTGTTCGCCATGAACTGCGCGTCCATGATAGCCACCACCGGCATCGTGTGGATCCAGGACCACTACGGGTGGGCGCTGGGCTTGGGGATTCCGGCCATGGTCCTCGCCGTCGGGCTCTCTTGTCTTGTCGTGGCTTCGCGGGTGTACAGGTTTCAGACAACCAGCGGTAGCCCGCTCACCAGAGTCTGccaggtcgtcgtcgccgctgtctGCAAGTGTAACGTCACGCCGCCGGACGGCATGGCCCTTCTCTACGAGCTACCGGAGGAGGCGTCCTCCATGAAGGGAGTTGAGAGGATCGAGCACACCGCCGGTCTCCG ATTCTTTGACAAGGCCGCCTTCATGATGGCTTCGgatgaggaggcggcgccgcgcgaTCCATGGAGGCTTTGCGTCGTGACGCAGGTGGAGGAGCTCAAGATTCTCATCAGGATGCTGCCTCCGTGGGCGTGCATTTCCTTCTTCTACACCGCGCTGGCGCAGACCTTCTCGACGTTCGTCGAGCAGGGCATGGCGATGGACGCCCGCGTCGCCTCCTTCCGCGTCCCGCCAGCCTCGTTGGTCACCTTCAAATTGCTCACCATCATCGCCTTGATCCCTCTCTACGACCGCGCGTTCTTGCCGGCGGCCAGGAGGCTCACCGGGAGGGAGAAGGGCATCTCCAGCCTGCAGAGGATCGGCGCCGGCCTCGCCATGCCCGTactcgccatggccgccgcggcgctggtCGAGACGAAGCGCGCCCGCGCGGCGATGGAGCCGACGAGCATCCTGTGGCAGGCGCCGCAGTACGTGCTAATGGGCGTGGGCGAGATGCTCACCTCCATCGGGCAGATGGACTTCTTCTACAGCCAGGCGCCGCCCGCCATGAAGACGGTGTGCACGGCGCTCGGTTTCTTGGACATCGCCGCGGGGAGCTACCTGAGCTCCCTCATCCTGACGGCCGTGTcgtgggcgacggcgaccggcggccaGCCGGGGTGGATCCCCGACGACCTCAACGAGGGGCACCTTGATCGCTTCTTCTGGATGATGGCTGGGCTCAGTTTGCTGAATTTCGTGGCGTTCACCAGCTGCGCCATGAGGTACAAATCATGGAAGGATTGTTGA
- the LOC102712639 gene encoding probable non-specific lipid-transfer protein 2, translated as MAGNRKAVALCVVVLVLAVAAAGAASAAASCNPAALSPCTSAIMLGMAPTQGCCVQLRAQQPCLCQYARDPSYSSYVTSPSAQRAVRACNVRPNC; from the coding sequence ATGGCGGGCAACCGCAAGGCGGTGGCGCTGTGCGTGGTGGTGCTCGtcctggcggtggcggcggcgggcgcggcgagcgcggcggcgtcgtgcaACCCGGCGGCGCTGTCCCCGTGCACGAGCGCGATCATGCTGGGCATGGCGCCGACGCAGGGGTGCTGCGTGCAGCTGCGGGCGCAGCAGCCGTGCCTGTGCCAGTACGCGCGCGACCCTTCCTACAGCAGCTACGTCACCAGCCCCAGCGCGCAGCGCGCCGTCAGGGCGTGCAACGTCAGGCCCAActgctaa